GTGCACGCCCGGGATTACGACGGCACGCGCTCGCGAGAACTCGAGCACGAAGCCGACTTCCTTGCTACGGAATCCGTGATGAAATTGACAGAACGGGATCCCGGCACGCATCGCGGCGTTGATGGTTATCGGGAAATCGACGCCGTTCGGGAGCTGCACCGCGATCACGTCGTCACGCGTAAGCCCCAATTCGAGGAACGCGGAAGCCAGGTTTATGGCTGCCTCTTGATATTCTCTGAACGTCAACCGCCGCGTCGAATCGACGAGCGCTAATGCATCTGGCCGAAGCTGTGCTAAGCGATCCAGCGTTTCGTTCGCAGTTTGCTCTTGCCAGTCACCGCTGCGATAGAAGCCGGAAACAACCTCGGGTGTTAGCCGTTCGGGCCAAGGCACACGCACGCGCCAGCGTTCGCTGGAGTTTTTGCCATGTCATCCCGGGCTATCGTATGCGGCGGTGGATCTGTTCGATCTGCGAGACGCGCTCGAAGCAGCGCTGATGCGGGGCGAGACGGATCGATTCGCTCGGTCCGAGTGCGAGATACCCGCCGCGACTGAGCGAGTCGAAGATGACCTGATGGGCGCGATACGCGAGATGTTTGTTGAATTGCGGCAGCTGCTCGCGGCACAACACTAAGTGAAATTCGTTGAACGACCCGTCCGACACGAGACTGTGCGTCGAGAAGACGATGTTTTCTCGTAAGGCCGGATCCATCGAGGGCGCCTCGCCTTCGAACGAGATGTAATCTTCGAGCGTCGATTTTCCGCCGGACTCGCGATATCGTCGAAACGCCCCATCGAGCGTCTCAGCGTGGATCTTACCTTCCTTTGCGCATGCGATCGCCGTGCCGGATAGATCCGTGGCGTAGATCCGTGCGCGCCGCGCGAGGCCTTCTTCGCGGAAGAGGATAGCGAGCGAATAGGCTTCTTCGCCGCGGCCGCATCCGACGATCCAAGCACGAATCAACGGGAACGTGCGCAACATCGGCATGATCGTGGTGCGCAGCTCCGCGAATAGCGACGGTTCGTCGAAAAGCTCGCTCGAGCGCGAGCTCAGTCCGAAAACGAAACGATCGAGCGCTTCGCCGTCGTGCAGAACGCGTTCTTGCAGCCCGGAGATCGTCCGCAAACTCTCTGCCCGCATTCGCTCGGCCACCCGGCGCTTGACGAATGCGGGAGCGTAGTCACGGAAATCGTAGCCGGAGAATCGATTGACGGCTTCGAGAAGAAGCTGCAACTCGATGTCGGCTACCGAGACCGTGCTCGGAAGCGGTACGATCACGCGGGGACGTTCAACCAGACGCGGATGAGCGAGATGAGTTGTTCGATATCGACGGGCTTGGAAATGTACTCCGATGCGCCCGCCGCGAGGCACGTTTCACGATCGCCTTTCATCGCTTTCGCGGTGAGGGCGATGATCGGCAGATCACGCATGCGATCGTCGCTGCGCATCCTGCGGATCGTCTCGTAACCGTCCATCTCGGGCATCATGATGTCCATCAGGACGATGTCGACGTGCTCGCCACGCCCAAGCATGTCGAGACACTGCATTCCGCTTTCGGCGGTTAGGACGTTCAGGCGATATTCTTCGAGCATCGTCTTGAGCGCGAAGATGTTACGCGTGTCGTCGTCGACGACGAGAATGGTCCGGCCTTCGAGCGACGATCCGATGCGAGCCTTATCGAAGCCGCGCTTGCCGACGGCAAGGCGCGATTCGACTTGGTTGAGGAAGTAATTGGTCTCTTCGATCAACCGTTGTGGGGCCATCGCGTCCTTGATGATGACGCTTTCGCTCAGGCGGCGCAGCTCGTGTTCCTCCGCCTCGCTGAGCTCGCGTCCCGTATAGACGACGATCGGTACCTGCGGATGCGTCGGATGTTCTTTGATCTGCTTTATCAGGTCGACGCCCGCCATGTCCGGAAGACCCAAGTCCATGACGATGCAGTCGAAACGGTTTTCATCCAGCGCTGAGAGCGCTTCGGTACCGGCCGCAACGGCCGTTACCACGATCTCGCCGGTACTGATGAGATTTGCCATCGCTGAAAGCTGCGTGAGATCGTCTTCGACGACGAGCACGCTGCGCGAACGCTGCTCGGCGAATCCGAGCAGATTATCGAACGCACTAACCAGCTGCTCTTCGGTGACCGGCTTGCGCAGATGCGCGACCGCTCCCGAATTCATGGCCCGCTGCCACTGCTCGGCTCCCGAAATCACGTGCACGGGAATCTCCCGTGTGCTGTGATCCCGCTTGACGGCGTCGAGTAAGTCCCAGCCGTCCATATCCGGGAGACTGATGTCGAGCGTAATCGCGTCGGGCAAGAACTGCCGCGCCAATGCCAGCCCTTCGGCTCCGCTGGTTGCGACGAGCCCTTTAAACCCGCGATCGCGCGCGAGTCCGAGCAAGATGCGCGCGAAGATCGTGTCGTCCTCGACGATGAGGGCGACGCGATCGCTCGGTTGTGCCGAGCCACGATCGTCGGCGATCTCGGGATGCCCCGTGTAGTCGATCGTCGCGGCCGGGATCGGCTTCGGTGCCGGCGCCGCCGGCGTAGTCGCGACGCTCGATTGTTGCGGCGCAGGCATTGCCATGACGTGGGAAAGGCGTTGCGCCGGGCGCACCAGCGGATGCGAGAACGTGAACGTGCTACCATCGCCCGGCGCGCTTTCAACCATGACCTCGCCGCCCAAGAGGCCGGCGATTTCACGGCTGATTGCCAGACCAAGTCCGGTGCCACCGAACTTGCGGGCCGTGCTCATGTCTTCTTGTTGGAAGGCTTCGAAGATGACTTTGTGCTTGTCTGGCGCGATACCGATGCCGGTGTCCGTCACCGCAAAGTCGGCCCACGGAATGATGTTGCCGCTCGCGTCTGCGCGGCGTTCGGTCGTGACGTCGAGCGTCACGGCGCCGTCCTGTGTGAACTTGAAGGCATTGGAGAGCAAGTTCTTGAGGACTTGCATCAAACGAACGCTGTCGGTTTCGATGCTTTCCGGCAATCCTTCACCGAGCTGTACAGTGAACGCGAGCCCACGATCTTGCGCGATGCTGCGGAACGTGCGCTCGACGTTCTCGACGATGTCGTTGAAGGGCATCGGCCCAATCTCGACCGGAGTCATGCCGGACTCGATCTTCGAGAGGTCGAGAATGTCGTTGATCAGGTCGAGCAGGTCGATACCGGCGCGCCGGATCGACTGTGCGAACTCGACTTGCTTGGGTGTGAGGTTCTGCCCCGGATTGTCTTCGAGCTGTTTGGCGAGCAAGAGCAGCGAGTTGAGCGGCGTGCGCAGCTCGTGCGACATGTTTGCCAAGAATTGAGATTTGTATTTCGAGGTGAGCGCGAGCTGCTCGGCCTTTTGCTCGAGCTCTTTGCGTGCCGAGTCGATTTCGCGCGTACGGCGTTCGACTTCGACGTTCTGCTCGGAGAGTAGGCGGGCTTTTTCTTCCAGCTCCTCGTTGGTGTGCTGAAGCTCGTCCTGTTGGCTTTGCAGCTCTGCGGTCAACGATTGCGACTGCTTGAGCAGCTCTTCCGTACGCATGTTCGTCGCGATGTTGTTCAAAACGACGCCGATCGATTCGGTCAACTGATCGAGGAAGAGCAAGTGGATCTCGCTGAACTTCTGGAAGCTCGCGAGCTCGATGACGGCGCGAACTTCGCCTTCAAAGAGCACCGGCAGCACGACGATGTTGAGCGGGCCCGAAGCGCCGAGTCCCGAGCTGATTTCGATGTAGTCGGGCGGCGCATTCGTGACGAGGATGCGCTCACGTTCGTACAAGCACTGCCCGACGAGGCCTTCGCCCGCCGTGAAGTGCTGCTTGAGATGCTTGCGCGTCGTATACGCGTAGCCGGCGATGAGCTTGAGAAGCGGTTGCTCGTCGACGGGTTCGTTCAAGTAGAAGACACCGGTTTGCGCTTCGACCAGCGGAGCCAGCTCGCTCATGATCATCTTCGCAACGGTCTTGATGTCTTTCTGGCCTTGCAACATACCGGTGAAGCGGGCCAGGTTGGTCTTGAGCCAGTCTTGTTCTTGGTTCTTACGCGTCGTGTCGCGCAAGTTCCGAATCATTTCGTTGACGTTTTCGGTGAGCTGTCCGACCTCGCCGCGTGCACTGACCTCAATCGTTCGAGAGAGATCACCCTTGGTGACGGCAGTTGCGACTTCACCGATCGCACGAATCTGCGACGTCAGCTGTGCAGCCAGTTGGTTGACGGAGTCCGTCAGGTCGCGCCACAGACCGGCGGCACCGGGAACCTCAGCTTGTCCGCCGAGGATACCTTCGAAGCCGACTTCGCGCGCAACGGTCGTAACCTGATCGGCGAACGTTGCGAGCGTATCGATCATCGTGTTGATCGTCTCGGCGAGCTCTTCGATCTCACCCTTGGCTTCGAGGAGCAGCTTACGTTTGAGGTCGCCGTTTGCGACCGAGGTAACGACTTTCGCGATTCCGCGAACCTGGTTCGTGAGGTTACCTGCCATCGAGTTCACGGAGTCGGTCAGGTCTTTCCACACGCCGCCCACACCCGGCACCTGAGCTTGTCCGCCCAGTTTTCCTTCGGAACCGACTTCACGCGCGACACGCGTGACCTCGGATGCGAAACCATTGAGCTGATCGACCATCGTGTTGATCGTGTCTTTCAGCTCGAGCATCTCGCCGCGCACGTCGACCGTAACTTTCTTCGAAAGGTCGCCGTTTGCGACGGCGGTCGTAACGCGCGCGATGTTACGGACTTGGTTCGTCAGATTGAAGGCCATCGTGTTGACCGAGTCCGTAAGGTCCTTCCAGGTTCCGGCGACACCGGGCACCTGCGCTTGACCACCCAAAATGCCTTCCGATCCGACTTCGCGCGCCATGCGCGTGACTTCGGATGCGAATGCGTTGAGCTGGTCGACCATGACGTTGATCGTGCCTTTGAGCTCGAGAACCTCGCCGCGCACGTCGACGGTGATCTTCTTTGAAAGATCGCCCTTTGCGACGGCGGTCGTTACTTCGGCGATGTTACGAACCTGCGCGGTCAGCGAGCCGGCCATCGAGTTCACGGAGTCGGTTAGGTCCTTCCACGTACCGGCGACACCGGGGACCTGGGCTTGACCTCCAAGTCTTCCTTCCGTACCGACTTCGCGCGCGACGCGCGTGACTTCGGATGCGAACGCGTTGAGCTGGTCGACCATCGTGTTGATCGTACCTTTGAGCTCGAGCATTTCGCCGCGCACGTCGACGGTGATCTTACGTGAGAGGTCGCCTTTTGCGACGGCGGTCGTAACTTCGGCGACGTTACGCACCTGACTGGTCAAGTTGCCGGCCATGAAGTTCACCGAGTCGGTAAGGTCTTTCCACGTACCGGCGACGTCCGGAACGACGGCTTGTCCGCCGAGCTTTCCTTCGGTACCGACTTCGCGCGCAACGCGCGTGACTTCGGATGCGAATGCGTTGAGCCGGTCGACCGTCGAATTAATCGTGGCCTTGAGCTCTTGAATCTCGCCGCGAACGGCGACCGTAATCTTCTTTGAAAGGTCGCCTTGCGCGATTGCGGTCGTGACTTCGGCGATGTTACGGACCTGCGAAGTCAGGTTACCGGCCATCGAGTTCACGGAGTCCGTAAGGTCCTTCCACGTACCGGCGACGCCTTCGACGACGGCTTGACCGCCGAGTCTCCCTTCCGTACCGACTTCGCGTGCGACGCGCGTGACTTCGGATGCGAATGCGTTCAGCTGGTCGACCATCGTATTGATCGTCGCCTTCAGTTCTTGCATTTCGCCGCGTACGTCGACGGTAATCTTCTTTGAAAGGTCGCCGCGCGCAACGGCAGTCGTGACTTCGGCGACGTTTCTGACCTGCGAGGTCAAGTTACCGGCCATGAAGTTCACGGAGTCGGTAAGGTCTTTCCACGTACCCGCGACGCCTTCGACGCGCGCCTGGCCACCGAGTTTTCCTTCGGTACCGACTTCGCGTGCGACGCGCGTGACTTCGGATGCGAATGCGTTGAGCTGGTCGACCATCGTGTTGATTGTGTCTTTGAGCTGAAGGATCTCGCCGCGAACGTCGACGGTAATCTTCTTCGAAAGGTCTCCCTTTGCGACGGCGGTCGTGACTTCGGCGATGTTACGAACCTGTGCCGTCAGGTTACCAGCCATTCCGTTGACGGACTCGGTGAGATCGCGCCAGGTACCGGCAACGCCGCGGACGTCGGCCTGTCCGCCGAGCCGTCCTTCGGAACCGACTTCGCGTGCGACGCGCGTGACCTCGGACGCGAATGCGTTCAGCTGATCGACCATGACGTTGATCGTGTCTTTCAGCTGCAAAATCTCGCCGCGCGCTTCGACGGTGATCTTTTTTGAAAGGTCACCGCGAGCCACGGCGGTGGTGACTTCGGCGATGTTCCGAATCTGGTTCGTCAGCGTACCGGCCATCGAGTTCACGGAGTCGGTCAAGTCTTTCCACGTACCGGCTACGCCGCGGACCTGGGCCTGGCCACCCAGTTTTCCTTCAGAACCGACTTCGCGTGCGACGCGCGTGACTTCCGAAGCGAATGCGTTCAGCTGATCGACCATCGTGTTCAGCGTGCGGCCGGCTCGTAAGAATTCACCCTTGAGCGGACGGCCGTCGATTTCGAGCGTGACCTGTTGCGAAAGATCGCCACGCGCGACCGACGCCAGCACGCGTCCGGTCTCGATGATCGGATGCGCGAGGTCGGAGATCAGCTCATTGACCGAATCGATTGCAGCCGACCAGTCACCGACTGCACCCGAAACCGAGACGCGCTGCGCAAGCCGTCCGTCACGTCCGACGGTCTGACTGATGCGCTGCAGCTCTCGTACTAGTCGCGCGTTCAGCGTTGCGACGTCGTTGAATGCTTCTGCCAAATCCGGATCGGTCGTGCTGGACGACAAACGGGCGGAGAAATCGCCGCGTCCGAGGGCGCGTAGTGCACTGAGCACCTCGCGATTACCGGAGGCGGGCGCTTTTGACGCACGCGATCGCGCACCGTTCGAGTGGCCGTTGGATTTCGCGCCGTTGGAACGCGACGGAGACGAAGCTGATGACTTCGCCTTCGGACTGGGTGCGACCGTAAGAGGCATAAGCAGACTCCGTGAAGTCAGAAAGGAGGCGTGGTCCCATGAGGGAAGCGCACACCTCGCACTGGCCAGTTTTGCCCGGAAATACCCGAAATCACGAGCATTTAAACGTTAGCTCTGTGGTCGCAAGGGCGAGAGTGCGTTTGGCCGCTTCCTCGCATGGGCAAAACTGCGGCATACCTGCAGGGGTGCTCGTTTGAGTTTAACCAATGCGCTCGCCGTGACCGATGACGATCTGACGCAGTCGGTTCAGGGAGTTCTCGAACTCCTATCGTCCGCGAGTCGTCTCCTATTGCCAGCCGAGGACATCGAGAGCGCGCTACCCGTGCTCGCCGAATTGCTCGTGCCCGCATGGGTCGACGGCTGCACCATCGGGCTGCTTGGGAGCGAAGACGAGGTTCGCGTCGCCGCGTCGGCCGGTCGCGCGCCGAGCGAGACGGCGCTAAACCGGCGCCTCCCCCATGCGCCGATCACGTCGCTGCGAAGTGAGGGAGGCTGGGCGCTCGAGGTCGCGATCACTGGACGCGCGACGCCGTACGGCTTCTTGTGGCTGGCGGGAGCCGGCGATGCGCCTTCCTCTTTGATAGGAAGCTTGGCTGAGGAGCTCGCCCTTCGGATTGCGATCGGCATCGACACGGCGCAGGCCATTGCCCGAGAACACCACGTAGCCGAAACGCTGCAGCGCGCGTTGCTGCCGGAGGTGTTGCCCCGCAACGGTTCGGCGGTCCTCGACGCGGCGTATCGTCCCGCCGCCGGCGAATCGATCGTAGGCGGCGACTGGTACGACGCCTTCGAGCTCCCGGACGGCCGCATTGGTATATCGATCGGTGACGTAGCCGGCCACGGACTCTCGGCAGCGGTCGTAATGGGCGAGGCACGGCAGGCTGTGCGCGCGTCGACGTACGATGCTCGCTCGCCCGGCGAGGTGCTGAGTCGCGCCAATCAGATGCTGCGCTCGATGCCGATGATGGTCACGGCGCTCGTCGGCATCTTCGATCCGCGCACGTCAGTCTTCACCTACGCGAGCGCCGGCCATCCGCCGCCGCTGGTCATCACTCCCGATGGCCATTCGTTCATGCTTCCGAACGGTGACTTACCGCTTGGTGTCGTCGACGATTTAGCGCCCACACCGTGGACGTTTACGTTTTCACCGGGGACGCTCGTCGTGCTTTATACGGACGGTATCGTCGAGTTCGAGCGCGATGTCTTTTTCGGCGAGTCGGCTTTGATTCGAGCGTCGCTCGACGAGCTTGCCGAGCTTTCCGCGCATCCGGCCAAATCGGTTCAGGACCGCGTCTTTGGGTCAAAGCAAAACGTCGACGACGTTGCCACGATGACGTTGTTCATCCAGCCGCGCGCGGTCGAGGCCTTCGATTGCGTCTTTTCCGCCGTTCCATTTGCGGCGCCGTTCGTTAGGCGGGGCCTGGAGCGTTTTCTGATCGATCAGGGGATCGGCGACGACCACCGGTTTGCAGTCATAACAGCGGTCGGCGAGGCGGTTGCCAATGCAGTCGAACATGCCTACGCGGACGTTCCCGGGACGGTCCATCTTTGCGTGCGGGTCGACGAGTCCATAATCCGCGTACACATCGAAGACTCCGGCCGTTGGCGCGCCGCGACCAAAGAAGAAGAACGCGGTCGTGGCATTCCGTTGATGCGCGCGTTGATGGACCGCGTCGAGATACGTACCGATAGCGCGAGTACGCAAGTTCGCATGCAAATGCAAACGACATAACATTGCGTTAGTCCCCAAGCAAAAATGGGGATAATGTGCGAGATGTCACTGGAACGAATCTTGATCTGTCCGTGCGGACATTATCTCGAGTGGCACGGCCGGCACGGCTGCGTCGCGCCTTTGCAAAGCGATGAACCCATGCGCTGCGAATGCATGTTGACCCGGCCGCAGATGGTGGATCGTTTGGTGCGCGTTGAACGCGACGAGATTCGTGCGCAATGGATTGATGTCGGTCCCGGTTTCAGTGGCGGCTCCTAGGGAAGAATCGGATTGGATCGCTTGCGCGATCCCAACCCGAAAAAGCATCACACACCCTCAAAGCGCGGCGGACCGGACTTAGCGTTCGGTCCGTCGTTTTAATTTTGGTGATCAATGTCGCGGCAAACAGCCTCAATTATCGTGCACGCTCCCGTCGAACGCATTTACTCGTTGTGGACGAACTTTCCGGAGTATCCGTCTTTCATGTCGCACGTGCGTAGCGTTTCGTATATCGATCGCGAGCGCACGCGCTGGGTCGTCAATATCGTCGGACGCCACGAATGGGCAGCCCGTAACGAGAATTGGATTCCCGGCCGCCAAATCGGCTGGCGTTCGATCGACGGATTAGAAAACAGCGGACTGGTCGCGTTCACGCCGCGTCCAGATGGCGATACTGACGTCGAAATAACGATCGAATACACGCCGCCGTCCGGAATGATAGGCAAAATCAGCGAGATTCTCGGCGCCGGGAAAGCGTTCGAGCTTCAGTTACGCAGCGATCTCGCGCGTTTCGCCGAGAGCCTGGAGTCGAAGATCAGCCCCAAGGCTCCGTCATCGGCGGGTGCTCAGGCGGCACCGGCGCTTCAGGCGTAGCGGGAGCTTGACCCGGCGGATACGGCATCTCGGGCGGTATCGGCTCGGGAGTGGGTCCGGGTCCGGTCGGTGGAACGTCGGGCGGAAGGCGATGCATCTTCACTTAGAGCTGCGACGTTGCGTCTTCGATTGCGGCACGGAAATCGTCATGAACGAGGAGCGCGCGGTGTAATCCGGTCGCTTCGAAAATCTTGCGAATCTTTGAATGGTGGGGGACGATCACGTGCAGTCTTTTCCCAAAATGTCGATGCGCGCTCACGAGCGCAGTGATGCCGGACGTATCGATGTACGTACACTCGACGAATGCGACGAGAATTGGGTCGGGCGATCCGGCGCCTGCTCGCTCGATCGCTTCGCTGAGCTCGTGATAGTTCGTGATGTCGAGCTCGCCGAGGACATGAACGAGTGTCAGCCTTCCAAGCTGCTCCACCGTCACCGGCGCAAATGTCGTCGTCATAGAAAATGACCTCTCCGAGAACCTTGTACCCAAGCCCTAGACAGATTAGGCTTTGCGGGCAGAAGGTTTGCCCGAAAGACTCACGGGGTATTTCAACGCTCAATCGCACTCCGGGCGAGGAGGCCTTTTTCTATGGAAATGGTTCGACGTTACGCACAAGGGGCCGCGGGAACGACTGCCCTCGAAGAGCTGGTTGTTTGCGAGTGCGGACATGCGATCGGAATGCACGACAGTATGGGATGCCGCGCGCTGCGCCCACGTACGTGCACCTGTTCGCGGGATCGGGGCTGGGTGCTCGACGCAGCAGTAGCACGTTCGATTTCGGATCATCGCTCAGTCTTTCCGAAAGCCTAGCAAGCGTCGTTGTAGATCCTGGGACGGGGTAAAAGCCTTCACCAGGAGGTGCCAAACGTGGCAGATATGTCCGACCGACCCGTAGTGGTTCAAGGCGGAGGCGGCACGGCCGGTGTTGCAATCGTCGCCGTTATCGCGATCGCGCTCATCGTTGCAGTCCTTTTGTGGCACCCGTGGGCAACGACGTCGAATACGACGATCATTCAGCCGCCTGCGCAAAGCCAGGGCGCAGCCGGATCGCAAGGCAGTTCGAACGGCTCAACCGGTTCGAGCAACTCGAGCGGCAGTTCGGGCTCAACGAGCGGTAGTGGCGCCGGAAGCAATAGCGGAACGACCAATGGAAGTAGCCACTAGCTCTAACTCGCATTCCCAGCGTTTTTTGCCCGGGCTCTAATTCTGAGTTAAAGCGCTAGCAACAGGCGGGCAGTACGATGAGCACGTCAGACAGAGGAGTCCACGTGTTCATTCGTACTGCCATCGCGGTACTCGTCGCCGCCGCGGTTATACAAACCGGCGCCGCGTTCGCGCAAACGGCACCGCAACCCGCACCGCCGCCGGCTGCGGCCCAACGTCATCATCATTCTTCGCTTTTCAAGGGCTTGAATCTCACGTCCGGTCAGAAAGCGAGGATCAAGGCCATCCATCAGAAGTACCGCGCGCAAAACCAAGGCGTCGCCGATCGCAGTCAGCGTCGTGCGAGCATGCATGCGCAACGGCAAGAAATCATGGCGGTACTGAATCCCGATCAGCGCGCGAAGTTCCAGCAGCGTCTCCAAACGCTACGGGAACGTCATCGCCAAGACCAACAAGTGCCGAGCGCTCCGTCGCCGCAGAGCCGGTAATCTAAGCTAAGGTGCCTGCGATGCGCGTCGCCTCGGCGATTGCGCGCGCCAGCACCGAGCGGATCTTTCCGTCTTCGAGCACCAAGAGCGCACCGATCGTGCACCCGGCCGGAGTCGTGACGTCGTCACGCATAGCCGCCGGGTGCCGTTCGCTATCCTGAACCATCTTTGATGCGCCGAGAACCGTTTGCGCGACCAGCTCACGCGCAACGTCGCGAGGAAGCCCGACGCTAACGCCCGCGTCCGCGAGAGCTTCGATTATAAGGAAGACGTAGGCCGGTCCGCAGCCGCTGATTGCAGTGACGGCGTTGAGATGGTGCTCGGGCAGCTCGATGCAGCGTCCGACGGATTTAAAAATGTCCGTCGCTTCGGAGGCCTGATCTTTGGTTACGTGACGTCCGAGTGCGATGACGGTCATACCTTCGCTCACGAGCGCGGGCACGTTCGGCATGGCGCGGATCACGGCGACGTCGTCGCCGATCGCGCGCTCGAGCGCAGCGATCGAAACTCCCGCGGCTACCGAGATGACGAGTGCATGTTTTTTGAGTCCGGCTTTGCGTAGCCGCTCGAGTGTTGCATCGGTTTGCGCCGGCTTGACGCAGACGAGGACAACGTCGGTTTCCGGTACAAGCTCGTCGTATTCATCGGTTGCCGTGATCGAGAAATCGCGTTCGATGCGCGCCGCGGATTGCGGCGTACGCGTCGCAGCCCAAATCTTGAACGGAGCCGAGCCGGATTGCAGGCCGCGCAGCAATGCCTGGCCGATCGCGCCCGCACCGACGATCCCCAATGTTTTCTTTTTCATGCTCAAGCGCTCTTTCGCCGTCCGCAAGGACGTTCCGTTTGCAAACATGAAGCGCCAAAATACGTGGGGACTGGCCTCGGGATACGCATCGGTATCGACGTCGGCGGCACGTTTACTGATGCCGTTGCAATAGACGCGACCTCGCTGGAGCTGATCGGTCATGTCAAGGTCCCGACGACGCATCGTTCGCCGCAGGGCGTAGCGGCTGGGATCATCGAGGCGCTGCAGCGTTTGCTTTCGACGCACAATCTGCAGGCATCCGACGTGCGCTACATTTCGCACGGTACGACGCAAGCCACGAACGCACTACTCGAGGGCGACGTTGCACTCGTTGGGATTGTCGGAATCGGCGGGGGACTCGAAGGCTTGCGGGCCCGTTCCCAGACGTTCATCAAGCCGATCGAGCTCGCGCCTGGTACGTATCTGCGTTCGATGCGCGAGTTTCTTGCGACGTCGGCGCCGAGCGCAGAGGACGCCGATCGTGCTATTCGCGCGTTGCTTGGACAAGGTGCAGGCGTGATCGTAGCCAGCGGTTTGTATAGCGTTGACGATTCTACGGCGGAAGACACGGTGACGGACGCGGCACGGCGCGCGAATGTTCCCGCGGCTGCGGCCCACCAGATCAGCAAGCTCTACGGTTTGCGAACGCGGACGAGGACCGCCGTGATTAACGCGTCGATCTTGCCGCGAATGATTGAAACGGCCAACAGTGTGGAATCGAGCGTCAGCAGTGCGGGGATCACCTCGCCGCTCATGATCATGCGAGGCGACGGCGGCGTGATGCGAATCGATCAACTGCGCAGCCGTCCGATACTGACGCTGGTCTCCGGGCCCGCAGCCGGAGTGGCTGGCGCGCTCATGTACGAGCGCGTCTCGGATGCAGTCTTTCTGGAAGTCGGTGGAACGAGCGTCGACATTTCGGCGATTCGCGACGGTCGCGTCCAAGTGCGCTACGCGATGCTCGGCGGCCACCGAACGTTTCTGCAGTCACTCGACGTCCGCTCGATCGGAATCGGCGGCGGGTCGATGGTGCGCGTTCGCAACGGAAAGATCGACGTCGGTCCTCGCAGCGCGCACATTGCGGGGCTCGACTATGCGGTCTACGCGAGTTCCGGCGCGTGCGCAAACGCGCGGTTGATCGAATTTCGTCCGTTGCCGTCCGATCCCGAAGACTACATCGCGGTTGACGCCGCAGGTCGACGCTCGGCGTTGACGCTCTCGTGCGCGGCCAACATTGCCGGGTTTGTTCCGGATGGAGACTGGGCGCGAGGTGATGTGGAAAACGCGCGAGTCGCGTTCGGACCGCTGGCTGAACGTTTCGGTTGTACGGTCGATGAGATCGCGCGGGCCGTTATCGATGCAGCGGTTGCGAAGACACGCTCGACTGTCGACGAG
Above is a genomic segment from Candidatus Baltobacteraceae bacterium containing:
- a CDS encoding HAMP domain-containing protein encodes the protein MSSSTTDPDLAEAFNDVATLNARLVRELQRISQTVGRDGRLAQRVSVSGAVGDWSAAIDSVNELISDLAHPIIETGRVLASVARGDLSQQVTLEIDGRPLKGEFLRAGRTLNTMVDQLNAFASEVTRVAREVGSEGKLGGQAQVRGVAGTWKDLTDSVNSMAGTLTNQIRNIAEVTTAVARGDLSKKITVEARGEILQLKDTINVMVDQLNAFASEVTRVAREVGSEGRLGGQADVRGVAGTWRDLTESVNGMAGNLTAQVRNIAEVTTAVAKGDLSKKITVDVRGEILQLKDTINTMVDQLNAFASEVTRVAREVGTEGKLGGQARVEGVAGTWKDLTDSVNFMAGNLTSQVRNVAEVTTAVARGDLSKKITVDVRGEMQELKATINTMVDQLNAFASEVTRVAREVGTEGRLGGQAVVEGVAGTWKDLTDSVNSMAGNLTSQVRNIAEVTTAIAQGDLSKKITVAVRGEIQELKATINSTVDRLNAFASEVTRVAREVGTEGKLGGQAVVPDVAGTWKDLTDSVNFMAGNLTSQVRNVAEVTTAVAKGDLSRKITVDVRGEMLELKGTINTMVDQLNAFASEVTRVAREVGTEGRLGGQAQVPGVAGTWKDLTDSVNSMAGSLTAQVRNIAEVTTAVAKGDLSKKITVDVRGEVLELKGTINVMVDQLNAFASEVTRMAREVGSEGILGGQAQVPGVAGTWKDLTDSVNTMAFNLTNQVRNIARVTTAVANGDLSKKVTVDVRGEMLELKDTINTMVDQLNGFASEVTRVAREVGSEGKLGGQAQVPGVGGVWKDLTDSVNSMAGNLTNQVRGIAKVVTSVANGDLKRKLLLEAKGEIEELAETINTMIDTLATFADQVTTVAREVGFEGILGGQAEVPGAAGLWRDLTDSVNQLAAQLTSQIRAIGEVATAVTKGDLSRTIEVSARGEVGQLTENVNEMIRNLRDTTRKNQEQDWLKTNLARFTGMLQGQKDIKTVAKMIMSELAPLVEAQTGVFYLNEPVDEQPLLKLIAGYAYTTRKHLKQHFTAGEGLVGQCLYERERILVTNAPPDYIEISSGLGASGPLNIVVLPVLFEGEVRAVIELASFQKFSEIHLLFLDQLTESIGVVLNNIATNMRTEELLKQSQSLTAELQSQQDELQHTNEELEEKARLLSEQNVEVERRTREIDSARKELEQKAEQLALTSKYKSQFLANMSHELRTPLNSLLLLAKQLEDNPGQNLTPKQVEFAQSIRRAGIDLLDLINDILDLSKIESGMTPVEIGPMPFNDIVENVERTFRSIAQDRGLAFTVQLGEGLPESIETDSVRLMQVLKNLLSNAFKFTQDGAVTLDVTTERRADASGNIIPWADFAVTDTGIGIAPDKHKVIFEAFQQEDMSTARKFGGTGLGLAISREIAGLLGGEVMVESAPGDGSTFTFSHPLVRPAQRLSHVMAMPAPQQSSVATTPAAPAPKPIPAATIDYTGHPEIADDRGSAQPSDRVALIVEDDTIFARILLGLARDRGFKGLVATSGAEGLALARQFLPDAITLDISLPDMDGWDLLDAVKRDHSTREIPVHVISGAEQWQRAMNSGAVAHLRKPVTEEQLVSAFDNLLGFAEQRSRSVLVVEDDLTQLSAMANLISTGEIVVTAVAAGTEALSALDENRFDCIVMDLGLPDMAGVDLIKQIKEHPTHPQVPIVVYTGRELSEAEEHELRRLSESVIIKDAMAPQRLIEETNYFLNQVESRLAVGKRGFDKARIGSSLEGRTILVVDDDTRNIFALKTMLEEYRLNVLTAESGMQCLDMLGRGEHVDIVLMDIMMPEMDGYETIRRMRSDDRMRDLPIIALTAKAMKGDRETCLAAGASEYISKPVDIEQLISLIRVWLNVPA
- a CDS encoding CheR family methyltransferase, with the translated sequence MIVPLPSTVSVADIELQLLLEAVNRFSGYDFRDYAPAFVKRRVAERMRAESLRTISGLQERVLHDGEALDRFVFGLSSRSSELFDEPSLFAELRTTIMPMLRTFPLIRAWIVGCGRGEEAYSLAILFREEGLARRARIYATDLSGTAIACAKEGKIHAETLDGAFRRYRESGGKSTLEDYISFEGEAPSMDPALRENIVFSTHSLVSDGSFNEFHLVLCREQLPQFNKHLAYRAHQVIFDSLSRGGYLALGPSESIRLAPHQRCFERVSQIEQIHRRIR